A window of Caretta caretta isolate rCarCar2 chromosome 13, rCarCar1.hap1, whole genome shotgun sequence contains these coding sequences:
- the LOC125622556 gene encoding olfactory receptor 10G6-like, with protein MECVNQSQLTHFILVGLPYPPELQVPLFLFFLLIYLLTLCGNLLILLAVAWEHQLHKPMYWFLCHLSFLDMTVSSVVVPKVVAGFLPGGGDISFQGCVAQLFFFCFLGCTECFLYTVTAYDFFLAIYKPLHYSVITNHKACLCLAVVTWLGGSLHSTIQTSLNFQLPYGQGNRVGYIFCDIPTVPKLACRDTALNELVTFVDIGFLALTCFLLILTSYVYIVSAILRIHSAEGRRRAFSTCMAYVTVVVTYHVPGLFIYLRPGSWHPLDGVVAVFYTTLTPLLNPLIDTLRNKEMKDALMKLGGRKLLGP; from the coding sequence ATGGAGTGTGTGAACCAATCCCAGCTGACTCATTTCATCCTGGTGGGGCTCCCATACCCCCCAGAGCTGCAGGTTCCCTtgttcctcttcttcctcctcatctaCCTGTTGACGCTGTGTGGGAACCTGCTCATCCTGCTGGCGGTGGCCTGGGAGCACCAGCTGCACAAGCCCATGTACTGGTTCCTCTGTCACTTGTCCTTCCTGGACATGACGGTCTCCTCAGTGGTGGTGCCCAAGGTGGTGGCCGGCTTCCTGCCGGGCGGCGGGGACATCTCcttccagggctgtgtggcccagctcTTCTTCTTCTGCTTCCTTGGCTGCACCGAGTGCTTCCTCTACACGGTCACGGCCTATGACTTCTTCCTGGCCATTTACAAGCCACTGCACTACAGCGTCATTACGAACCACAAAGCCTGCCTGTGCCTGGCAGTAGTGACCTGGCTAGGAGGCTCCCTTCACTCCACCATACAGACTTCACTCAACTTCCAGCTGCCCTATGGCCAAGGGAATAGGGTGGGATACATCTTCTGTGATATCCCAACTGTTCCGAAGCTGGCCTGCAGGGACACGGCACTCAACGAACTGGTGACATTTGTGGATATTGGCTTCCTGGCCTTAACATGCTTCCTGCTGATCCTGACATCCTATGTCTACATCGTCTCGGCGATCCTGAGGATCCACTCAGCTGAGGGCAGGCGCCGGGCCTTCTCCACCTGCATGGCTTATGTCACCGTGGTGGTGACCTACCATGTGCCTGGGTTATTCATCTACCTGAGGCCAGGATCCTGGCACCCACTGGATGGTGTGGTGGCTGTATTCTACACCACGTTGACCCCACTCCTGAACCCCCTCATCGACACGCTGAGGAACAAGGAGATGAAGGATGCCCTGATGAAACTGGGGGGCAGGAAACTGCTGGGGCCCTGA
- the LOC142068898 gene encoding olfactory receptor 10S1-like — protein sequence MEPGNQTPVTEFILEGLPNTRELPSLFFLLFLLLYLLTLLGNTLTLLTVLCDPRLHALPMYCFLGHLSFLDACLSSVTVPKILAGLVGPGGRAISFGGCVAQLYAFHFLCSTECFLYTVMAYDRFLAICHPLRYSVVMSRKTCLWLAAGTWLTGSIHAMIQAFLTFRLPYCGPNHVEYFVCDIPAMLKLACANTAINQVVILANIGAVVAGCFLLICVSYTYIASAILKIRTAQGRQRAFSTCSAHLTLVLLYYGPPVFIYLHPSSSQASDGVVAVFYTAVTPLLNPFIYTLRNKEMKKALRKLICGQTLSLHA from the coding sequence ATGGAGCCAGGAAACCAAACGCCAGTGACGGAATTCATCCTGGAGGGTCTCCCAAACACCAGGGAGCTtccctctctcttcttcctcctcttcctcctcctctaccTGCTCACCCTGCTGGGCAACACCCTCACCCTCCTGACTGTGCTCTGCGATCCTCGACTCCATGCCCTGCCCATGTACTGCTTCCTTGGCCACCTCTCCTTCCTCGACGCCTGCCTCTCCTCCGTCACCGTGCCCAAGATCCTGGCTGGCTTGGTGGGGCCCGGTGGCAGGGCCATCTCCTTCGGCGGCTGCGTGGCGCAGCTCTACGCCTTCCATTTCCTGTGCAGCACCGAGTGCTTCCTCTATACGGTAATGGCTTACGACCGCTTCCTGGCCatctgccaccccctgcgctaCAGCGTGGTGATGAGCAGAAAGACCTGCCTGTGGCTGGCAGCCGGCACTTGGCTCACCGGCTCAATCCATGCCATGATCCAGGCCTTCCTGACCTTTCGCCTGCCCTACTGTGGCCCCAATCACGTGGAATACTTCGTCTGCGACATCCCCGCCATGCTGAAGCTGGCCTGCGCCAACACAGCCATCAATCAAGTCGTCATTCTGGCCAACATTGGGGCTGTGGTGGCCGGCTGCTTCCTGCTCATCTGCGTTTCTTATACCTACATAGCCTCCGCCATCCTGAAGATCCGCACGGCCCAAGGGAGGCAGCGGGCATTCTCCACCTGCAGCGCCCATCTCACCCTGGTGCTGCTGTACTATGGGCCCCCAGTCTTCATATACCTGCATCCCTCTTCGAGTCAAGCATCCGACGGGGTAGTGGCTGTATTCTATACTGCAGTCACCCCTCTGCTGAACCCCTTTATATACACCCTGAGAAACAAGGAGATGAAAAAGGCCTTGAGGAAACTGATTTGTGGACAAACACTTTCTCTGCATGCATAA